Proteins encoded within one genomic window of Eurosta solidaginis isolate ZX-2024a chromosome 1, ASM4086904v1, whole genome shotgun sequence:
- the LOC137254260 gene encoding uncharacterized protein isoform X2, producing the protein MSMLPLTGNSATGTHLRPQSLAGPEREPVQFTVNLVGAPPEVEQLVEQIKHVAEQFLYHWKTFPIVLPQPLSATTLALTTNNATNSVNNRNKTRPINLRDLFIAPPFDELDAVASDGSGEPRRLTNSQLKSLRESGEFDVPSLHFPGQVHKWRLSQLLQKGTLRAHDSFLSDLALAARFIVVTARARIFGHFFSVVHAAQALLDGIIKLIDMFIGVPALLAHNLDYKIKEERCRFLIAELVCRPEFEDCLDGLCSFVRKMLRRATMEKFDFNNCEVTQPVPYLFLTPKGQEIDLRLFCRDVMRKALPVLIGILERETRGWFLHFRERLIAELRAKKLSDKEIEEEVNEAVMKEYLQRVYTSILSNPKLAELGDGIPELLVQQAQSVVIMYKAVDKVQKDIKRTRDDHQKCLTNDHSVLSRVAPWLRSKLRTAEENKFSKSAWSAHEEALKMCNKQNLHQTAYFLSRDLAFMKEREPVLLKELKNAKTPTRSFQWACRIWSPSAWVIRRNFQGQSDVIPTVISQQATSIVTPRSDPSQPVFLVEKEIIRTTSTRWPLWRLLNLLQRTWCWTWNMMFLLGILVPWCSPLGLRALFCVKPFMPDLELSQINGTLFPRKTSITQTMASRLIELWRHISKSRTHFETEPDTGFIGKGLTRNLNRVWNYFIKGFLGTLIILCAFPLICLATSFLSISLALTAPFWIPIFTVLLHLYMILIYDLDCPDNTRNRYCILLEALVWNFLMQGLIQPVLAILVATFFCPLASGIILVVGFVRYSLRLLWDSLTFHLFIKKCGRVPASDSLAVKRIAGPGLALDYYFIIKPEQSLAAFEAKMELDELQAYQHAMERIILQPQKDFSQFVEACFGPFSAQLAKTGPYMALDREAHDLMSTLHEKLEKRRRELQTSLTTQVKTRIKLNTKELKIAIQLAAHILEKCYPSHVIARLSISEEEFWDNKGLTVNDWPGLAGLMYTEIFSLDFLTPLTENDTHFKLEPHPSLDLTRYTEMVQNATDVIGSKGLDLLGNVYAPRGNVQVHLPFLEVTAFNPRSRITLTFRKPEKRDMSVGLTTPRVRAHRSQHTKALEPLKPWRPWKKKSDEKSITEKLLIPLPVPHPVHIAIAIHNRDSENPIPLDSELVWEILKSIEDCQGGDVMAVQSVARYRGAVTESSNDSLATSSSIGSTRDSGSGSGVVGNGTETLPCVNREVCTQVKVAEEPVQTSGFHWTLSQWGAAQTARRRTNSNVRVDLASPEDISLDTDSSRAVFNPYGTTV; encoded by the exons AATTCACAGTTGAAGTCATTGCGCGAGTCTGG CGAATTCGATGTTCCCAGCTTACATTTTCCTGGTCAGGTACATAAATGGCGTTTATCACAGTTACTGCAGAAGGGCACATTGCGAGCGCACGACTCTTTCCTCAGCGATTTGGCATTGGCTGCACGTTTTATTGTTGTAACGGCGCGTGCGCGCATTTTCGGTCACTTTTTTTCCGTTGTACATGCAGCGCAAGCATTACTTGATGGAATTATTAAATTGATTGATATGTTTATTG GCGTTCCAGCATTACTCGCTCATAATTTAGATTATAAAATAAAGGAGGAACGTTGTCGTTTTTTAATTGCTGAGCTCGTATGTCGC CCCGAATTCGAAGACTGTCTTGATGGCCTTTGTTCGTTCGTACGTAAAATGCTGCGTCGTGCTACAATGGAGAAATTTGATTTTAATAACTGTGAAGTGACACAACCAGTGCCATATCTATTTCTTACGCCCAAAGGTCAAGAGATCGATTTGCGTTTATTTTGTCGTGATGTTATGCGTAAGGCGTTGCCAGTGCTAATTGGCATATTAGAGCGTGAGACGCGTGGTTGGTTTTTGCATTTTCGTGAACGTCTAATTGCAGAACTACGCGCCAAGAAACTTAGCGATAAGGAAATTGAAGAG GAAGTAAACGAGGCTGTTATGAAGGAATACTTGCAACGTGTATACACATCTATACTATCGAATCCCAAATTGGCAGAGTTGGGCGATGGCATACCTGAGTTGCTCGTACAGCAAGCACAATCAGTTGTAATTATGTATAAGGCAGTAGATAAAGTGCAAAAAGATATAAAACGTACACGTGATGATCACCAAAAATGTCTTACCAATGATCATTCAGTTTTGTCGCGAGTTGCGCCTTGGTTGCGTTCGAAATTACGCACCGCCGAAGAGAATAAATTCAGCAAATCTGCTTGGTCAGCGCATGAGGAGGCGTTGAAAATGTGCAATAAACAGAATTTACATCAAACTGCCTATTTTCTTAGTCGTGATTTGGCATTCATGAAGGAACGTGAGCCGGTCTTATTAAAAGaactgaaaaatgcaaaaacgcCAACACGCAGTTTTCAATGGGCATGTCGTATTTGGTCGCCCAGCGCATGGGTAATACGACGCAACTTTCAGGGTCAATCAGATGTGATACCAACGGTAATAAGTCAACAAGCAACCTCAATTGTAACACCACGTTCGGATCCCAGTCAGCCAGTATTTTTGGTAGAAAAGGAAATCATACGCACAACCAGCACACGTTGGCCGTTGTGGCGTTTATTGAATTTACTACAACGTACATGGTGTTGGACGTGGAATATGATGTTTTTGCTTGGCATATTAGTGCCTTGGTGTAGCCCGTTGGGTTTGCGTGCGCTATTCTGTGTGAAGCCGTTCATGCCGGATTTAGAGTTATCACAAATTAATGGTACACTCTTTCCGCGCAAGACCAGCATCACACAGACGATGGCTTCACGTTTGATTGAACTTTGGCGACACATATCAAAATCACGTACACACTTTGAAACGGAACCGGACACAG GCTTCATTGGTAAAGGATTGACGCGCAATTTAAATCGAGTTTGGAATTATTTCATTAAGGGTTTTCTCGGCACACTTATCATACTTTGTGCATTCCCATTGATTTGTTTGGCAACCAGTTTTCTCAGTATTTCTTTAGCACTAACTGCGCCTTTTTGGATTCCTATTTTTACTGTGCTTTTGCATCTTTACATGATACTCATTTACGATTTAGATTGTCCAGATAATACGCGCAATCGTTACTGTATTCTCTTGGAGGCACTTGTTTGGAATTTTCTCATGCAAGGCCTGATACAGCCGGTGTTGGCTATATTAGTGGCTACATTTTTCTGTCCATTGGCTTCGGGTATAATTTTAGTTG TCGGCTTTGTACGCTATTCTCTCCGTCTTCTCTGGGATTCCTTAACATTTCATTTGTTCATAAAGAAATGTGGACGTGTGCCTGCTTCCGATAGTCTTGCCGTGAAACGTATTGCTGGTCCTGGTTTGGCACttgattattattttataataaaaccgGAACAATCTTTAGCTGCATTCGAAGCAAAAATGGAATTGGATGAGCTTCAGGCATATCAGCACGCTATGGAACGCATTATATTACAACCACAAAAAGATTTTAGTCAATTTGTGGAAGCTTGCTTTGGCCCATTTTCAGCGCAGCTAGCGAAGACTGGACCGTATATGGCACTAGATCGCGAGGCTCACGATTTAATGAGTACCTTGCATGAAAAATTAGAAAAGCGTAGACGAGAATTGCAAACCTCGTTAACAACGCAGGTGAAAACACGAATCAAATTGAATACGAAGGAACTAAAG ATCGCTATACAACTAGCCGCCCATATATTAGAGAAATGTTATCCGTCGCACGTTATTGCAAGACTTTCCATTAGCGAAGAGGAATTTTGGGATAATAAG GGTCTCACAGTAAACGATTGGCCCGGTCTAGCCGGCCTTATGTATACCGAAATATTTAGCTTAGATTTTCTAACGCCTTTGACTGAAAACGATACACATTTTAAATTAGAACCTCATCCCTCGCTTGACTTAACACGTTATACAGAAATGGTACAAAATGCTACCGATGTGATAGGTTCTAAAGGGTTAGATTTATTGGGTAATGTGTATGCGCCGCGTGGTAATGTACAAGTACATCTACCATTTCTCGAGGTGACGGCATTTAATCCACGCTCACGTATTACGCTTACATTTAGAAAACCAGAGAAGAG AGATATGTCAGTGGGTTTAACCACACCGCGTGTACGAGCACACCGCTCGCAACACACGAAAGCACTCGAGCCTTTAAAGCCATGGCGCCCATGGAAAAAGAAATCGGATGAGAAGAGTATTACAGAAAAATTGCTTATACCTTTGCCAGTGCCGCATCCAGTACATATTGCCATTGCCATACATAATCGTGACAGCGAAAATCCTATACCACTCGATTCTGAGCTGGTGTGGGAAATTCTCAAGTCAATTGAGGATTGTCAAGGTGGTGATGTGATG GCTGTGCAATCGGTTGCACGCTATCGTGGCGCCGTAACTGAGTCGAGTAATGACTCGCTAGCAACAAGCAGCAGTATTGGCAGTACACGTGATTCCGGTTCCGGCTCAGGCGTCGTAGGAAATGGCACCGAAACCTTGCCTTGCGTCAATCGTGAG GTATGCACGCAAGTGAAGGTAGCTGAAGAGCCAGTACAAACATCCGGCTTCCATTGGACGCTTAGCCAATGGGGTGCCGCACAAACAGCACGACGACGTACTAACTCAAACGTGCGCGTAGACTTAGCAAGTCCAGAAGATATATCATTGGACACGGATAGTTCACGTGCTGTTTTCAATCCTTATGGTACAACAGTCTAG
- the LOC137254260 gene encoding uncharacterized protein isoform X1 produces MSMLPLTGNSATGTHLRPQSLAGPEREPVQFTVNLVGAPPEVEQLVEQIKHVAEQFLYHWKTFPIVLPQPLSATTLALTTNNATNSVNNRNKTRPINLRDLFIAPPFDELDAVASDGSGEPRRLTNSQLKSLRESGLQKDKYGKPKKLTLEQLETIRKNGEFDVPSLHFPGQVHKWRLSQLLQKGTLRAHDSFLSDLALAARFIVVTARARIFGHFFSVVHAAQALLDGIIKLIDMFIGVPALLAHNLDYKIKEERCRFLIAELVCRPEFEDCLDGLCSFVRKMLRRATMEKFDFNNCEVTQPVPYLFLTPKGQEIDLRLFCRDVMRKALPVLIGILERETRGWFLHFRERLIAELRAKKLSDKEIEEEVNEAVMKEYLQRVYTSILSNPKLAELGDGIPELLVQQAQSVVIMYKAVDKVQKDIKRTRDDHQKCLTNDHSVLSRVAPWLRSKLRTAEENKFSKSAWSAHEEALKMCNKQNLHQTAYFLSRDLAFMKEREPVLLKELKNAKTPTRSFQWACRIWSPSAWVIRRNFQGQSDVIPTVISQQATSIVTPRSDPSQPVFLVEKEIIRTTSTRWPLWRLLNLLQRTWCWTWNMMFLLGILVPWCSPLGLRALFCVKPFMPDLELSQINGTLFPRKTSITQTMASRLIELWRHISKSRTHFETEPDTGFIGKGLTRNLNRVWNYFIKGFLGTLIILCAFPLICLATSFLSISLALTAPFWIPIFTVLLHLYMILIYDLDCPDNTRNRYCILLEALVWNFLMQGLIQPVLAILVATFFCPLASGIILVVGFVRYSLRLLWDSLTFHLFIKKCGRVPASDSLAVKRIAGPGLALDYYFIIKPEQSLAAFEAKMELDELQAYQHAMERIILQPQKDFSQFVEACFGPFSAQLAKTGPYMALDREAHDLMSTLHEKLEKRRRELQTSLTTQVKTRIKLNTKELKIAIQLAAHILEKCYPSHVIARLSISEEEFWDNKGLTVNDWPGLAGLMYTEIFSLDFLTPLTENDTHFKLEPHPSLDLTRYTEMVQNATDVIGSKGLDLLGNVYAPRGNVQVHLPFLEVTAFNPRSRITLTFRKPEKRDMSVGLTTPRVRAHRSQHTKALEPLKPWRPWKKKSDEKSITEKLLIPLPVPHPVHIAIAIHNRDSENPIPLDSELVWEILKSIEDCQGGDVMAVQSVARYRGAVTESSNDSLATSSSIGSTRDSGSGSGVVGNGTETLPCVNREVCTQVKVAEEPVQTSGFHWTLSQWGAAQTARRRTNSNVRVDLASPEDISLDTDSSRAVFNPYGTTV; encoded by the exons AATTCACAGTTGAAGTCATTGCGCGAGTCTGG CTTGCAAAAGGATAAATATGGCAAACCGAAGAAATTAACTTTGGAACAATTGGAAACAATacgtaaaaatgg CGAATTCGATGTTCCCAGCTTACATTTTCCTGGTCAGGTACATAAATGGCGTTTATCACAGTTACTGCAGAAGGGCACATTGCGAGCGCACGACTCTTTCCTCAGCGATTTGGCATTGGCTGCACGTTTTATTGTTGTAACGGCGCGTGCGCGCATTTTCGGTCACTTTTTTTCCGTTGTACATGCAGCGCAAGCATTACTTGATGGAATTATTAAATTGATTGATATGTTTATTG GCGTTCCAGCATTACTCGCTCATAATTTAGATTATAAAATAAAGGAGGAACGTTGTCGTTTTTTAATTGCTGAGCTCGTATGTCGC CCCGAATTCGAAGACTGTCTTGATGGCCTTTGTTCGTTCGTACGTAAAATGCTGCGTCGTGCTACAATGGAGAAATTTGATTTTAATAACTGTGAAGTGACACAACCAGTGCCATATCTATTTCTTACGCCCAAAGGTCAAGAGATCGATTTGCGTTTATTTTGTCGTGATGTTATGCGTAAGGCGTTGCCAGTGCTAATTGGCATATTAGAGCGTGAGACGCGTGGTTGGTTTTTGCATTTTCGTGAACGTCTAATTGCAGAACTACGCGCCAAGAAACTTAGCGATAAGGAAATTGAAGAG GAAGTAAACGAGGCTGTTATGAAGGAATACTTGCAACGTGTATACACATCTATACTATCGAATCCCAAATTGGCAGAGTTGGGCGATGGCATACCTGAGTTGCTCGTACAGCAAGCACAATCAGTTGTAATTATGTATAAGGCAGTAGATAAAGTGCAAAAAGATATAAAACGTACACGTGATGATCACCAAAAATGTCTTACCAATGATCATTCAGTTTTGTCGCGAGTTGCGCCTTGGTTGCGTTCGAAATTACGCACCGCCGAAGAGAATAAATTCAGCAAATCTGCTTGGTCAGCGCATGAGGAGGCGTTGAAAATGTGCAATAAACAGAATTTACATCAAACTGCCTATTTTCTTAGTCGTGATTTGGCATTCATGAAGGAACGTGAGCCGGTCTTATTAAAAGaactgaaaaatgcaaaaacgcCAACACGCAGTTTTCAATGGGCATGTCGTATTTGGTCGCCCAGCGCATGGGTAATACGACGCAACTTTCAGGGTCAATCAGATGTGATACCAACGGTAATAAGTCAACAAGCAACCTCAATTGTAACACCACGTTCGGATCCCAGTCAGCCAGTATTTTTGGTAGAAAAGGAAATCATACGCACAACCAGCACACGTTGGCCGTTGTGGCGTTTATTGAATTTACTACAACGTACATGGTGTTGGACGTGGAATATGATGTTTTTGCTTGGCATATTAGTGCCTTGGTGTAGCCCGTTGGGTTTGCGTGCGCTATTCTGTGTGAAGCCGTTCATGCCGGATTTAGAGTTATCACAAATTAATGGTACACTCTTTCCGCGCAAGACCAGCATCACACAGACGATGGCTTCACGTTTGATTGAACTTTGGCGACACATATCAAAATCACGTACACACTTTGAAACGGAACCGGACACAG GCTTCATTGGTAAAGGATTGACGCGCAATTTAAATCGAGTTTGGAATTATTTCATTAAGGGTTTTCTCGGCACACTTATCATACTTTGTGCATTCCCATTGATTTGTTTGGCAACCAGTTTTCTCAGTATTTCTTTAGCACTAACTGCGCCTTTTTGGATTCCTATTTTTACTGTGCTTTTGCATCTTTACATGATACTCATTTACGATTTAGATTGTCCAGATAATACGCGCAATCGTTACTGTATTCTCTTGGAGGCACTTGTTTGGAATTTTCTCATGCAAGGCCTGATACAGCCGGTGTTGGCTATATTAGTGGCTACATTTTTCTGTCCATTGGCTTCGGGTATAATTTTAGTTG TCGGCTTTGTACGCTATTCTCTCCGTCTTCTCTGGGATTCCTTAACATTTCATTTGTTCATAAAGAAATGTGGACGTGTGCCTGCTTCCGATAGTCTTGCCGTGAAACGTATTGCTGGTCCTGGTTTGGCACttgattattattttataataaaaccgGAACAATCTTTAGCTGCATTCGAAGCAAAAATGGAATTGGATGAGCTTCAGGCATATCAGCACGCTATGGAACGCATTATATTACAACCACAAAAAGATTTTAGTCAATTTGTGGAAGCTTGCTTTGGCCCATTTTCAGCGCAGCTAGCGAAGACTGGACCGTATATGGCACTAGATCGCGAGGCTCACGATTTAATGAGTACCTTGCATGAAAAATTAGAAAAGCGTAGACGAGAATTGCAAACCTCGTTAACAACGCAGGTGAAAACACGAATCAAATTGAATACGAAGGAACTAAAG ATCGCTATACAACTAGCCGCCCATATATTAGAGAAATGTTATCCGTCGCACGTTATTGCAAGACTTTCCATTAGCGAAGAGGAATTTTGGGATAATAAG GGTCTCACAGTAAACGATTGGCCCGGTCTAGCCGGCCTTATGTATACCGAAATATTTAGCTTAGATTTTCTAACGCCTTTGACTGAAAACGATACACATTTTAAATTAGAACCTCATCCCTCGCTTGACTTAACACGTTATACAGAAATGGTACAAAATGCTACCGATGTGATAGGTTCTAAAGGGTTAGATTTATTGGGTAATGTGTATGCGCCGCGTGGTAATGTACAAGTACATCTACCATTTCTCGAGGTGACGGCATTTAATCCACGCTCACGTATTACGCTTACATTTAGAAAACCAGAGAAGAG AGATATGTCAGTGGGTTTAACCACACCGCGTGTACGAGCACACCGCTCGCAACACACGAAAGCACTCGAGCCTTTAAAGCCATGGCGCCCATGGAAAAAGAAATCGGATGAGAAGAGTATTACAGAAAAATTGCTTATACCTTTGCCAGTGCCGCATCCAGTACATATTGCCATTGCCATACATAATCGTGACAGCGAAAATCCTATACCACTCGATTCTGAGCTGGTGTGGGAAATTCTCAAGTCAATTGAGGATTGTCAAGGTGGTGATGTGATG GCTGTGCAATCGGTTGCACGCTATCGTGGCGCCGTAACTGAGTCGAGTAATGACTCGCTAGCAACAAGCAGCAGTATTGGCAGTACACGTGATTCCGGTTCCGGCTCAGGCGTCGTAGGAAATGGCACCGAAACCTTGCCTTGCGTCAATCGTGAG GTATGCACGCAAGTGAAGGTAGCTGAAGAGCCAGTACAAACATCCGGCTTCCATTGGACGCTTAGCCAATGGGGTGCCGCACAAACAGCACGACGACGTACTAACTCAAACGTGCGCGTAGACTTAGCAAGTCCAGAAGATATATCATTGGACACGGATAGTTCACGTGCTGTTTTCAATCCTTATGGTACAACAGTCTAG